The genome window caattgctttcccaggccacaagcagggagctggatgggaagtggagctgccgggatcagaaccggcgcccatataggatcctggggctttcaaggcgaggacctcagccgttaggccatgccgccgggcccaagataccCTGTTTTTTAATGTACATACTCAGCTGTAGCCTCTTTTCTCCAATGTCTTGGCTTTTCTGCTGTGTCTGAGATTGGTTGACTGTTTATGTGACTATTTCTGGATTTCTGggcttattctctctctctctgtctctttaaactacatttatttttatcgggaaaacaagagagaggagaggacctAGTATGGaaggaagcctagtggctaaagcctcccCCTGCAtgccccagggtcccatatgggcgccggtttgtatcccagctgttccacttcccacccaactccctgcttgtggtctgggagaacaTTAAAGGATTGcacaaagccttaagaccctgcacccatgtgggagacttggaaaaggctcctggatcctggtttccggttggttcagctctggctgttttggccatttggggagtgaaccagcagatggaagatctttctctctgtctctcctctctctaaatctgaatttccaataaaaaacatttaaaagaaaaaaagaggacagagattttccattcacatgGTTGCAGCAGTTGGAACCAGGCTGTTCAGTAGCTAAGaattttcttccaggtgtcccatgtgggtgcagggtcccaaggctttgggctgtcctcgagtgctttcccaggccacaagcagggagctggatgggaagtggggctgccgggattagaaccagtgcccatatgggatcctggtgcgttcaaggcgagactttagccactagaccactgcgctgggccccatataAACTTTCTTGGTAATTTGTTGAGATCCTGAGTGGGATTGCATTTAGTAGCACTGTTAGGAAAACACAAACAAGATTGGATCTTTCTATTGGCTTTTGTAAGCTTTTATTGAACATTGTAATGAAGGAGTAGCAGAGTGAGGGAGATAATATCCCCTGCCTAGCCCTAAGAGctgtcctttttttcctctcagtTAATTAGGACGTGGAACTGATCTCTGAAATCTTATTGGCATTATGCTAGATCAGATTAGGGTTGAGTTGAAACTTTCAGTATAATTCGGCTTCCAAATTCCTCTCTTTTGCTCGCTCTCTGTTGTTTAACAACAAAACTTATTTTCTCACAATTCTAGAGACTGGAACCCCAAGGTCAGAGTGctggagagatttttttcaaCCTCTAAAGCTTAGAGTTACTGTcacaggaaggagagaagacTTACCGTTGCTTGCTCTTAGAAATTTAGGTTATTACTTTAAAGTTTTCAGTAGCCGATGGATGAAATAAGGAATCTTGGGTTTTAGAAAATATTCTTTCTGGCAGGAGGATATTTGTGACATGTTAGGGCAAAGGTGAGAAGTGTAAGTGTACTGTGGTTATGTGTTGATGCCTTTAAGGTGCATGTGCAGGTATCAGTACCTTCTTCTTGTGTGTCAGTTTCAGGCAGCTGATAGACTTGGTACTTTTTTAAACTTACTGAAGTCCTGTGCTTATTGGGGACAATACAGTGTTAACTGTAACTGAGGTACAGCAATATCTTGAATATGTTACTTGACAGACTTTAGCTAACTTGGTTCTTTAACTTTTGTGTTGTCCATGCTTTGCATTGGTTTTTGAGTTTAACTTTAGGGACATCTTCTTATGTGGCTGTCTTTTCTCAGCATAGTACGTTGATCATAGTTTGgtcctggagggagggaggctagAAGTTCCATGGAGTGAAATTACTCCAGTGTTTGCCCAAGGCCATACATCTGATATCTACCAAGAACATGGAACTAATCTGTGGACTTCTACACTTTGTACTATTCAATTTTAtgattaaaagttttttttttttcctttgttaaacATGCTGTTTGCATGAACCTAGAAAGCAATAGTATTCCTGCCTTTTGCAATTCTTGCTTCTTAGATGTAAAGGTCTTTGGTTTAGTACATGAAAGTTGATTATTGAAAGCAAAGTTGCATCAAATCCAGTTATGATAAAATGTTCTGTGTGAACATGTAAatcttaaattatttcaagggAAAGTTGTATCCTGCAAAGTTAGTAAAGGAAAGTAatttgtaattaatgaataattaataagtaaataatctGGTATGCAGTGTGAGGTCAGCTTATTCAGTTTTAACATGAGGCAGTTCATTCAGTCTAGAATGTATGACTTTCTAAGTGAAGAACGTCTGTTTTCATCTTATGGAAAACAGGCTCATTTAAAAGCTTTTTCTGTAAGTAACTCTTAAGATAAACCTGCCTTTGATAGAGATGATGTATATTCTATGCCATTTAAACAGTTGACCTACATTTAAGCCTGAATGTGGTCCAGATTGAGTTTATTGTTAAAAaaggactttggctgctgttGCAGCTTTTTTCCTAACAGTTCCTGAGTCTGTTTTATCATCATAATTGGTTTTTATcacctgaattttatttttcatttggatgatctaattttctaaattaaaaacaatttttaaattattttgatctGACCGTTACACGTATTAAGTTTCTTACACAGTTATTTGTTCCCTGCTATGTCCTACCTCCCCACCAGAAGAACTCATTCCAGACTGTTCAAGGCTTGTCATaggctattttttaaatgtagtaaTCTTTTTCTTGATTTCATTGAATTTTTGTGTTCTTAGAAGaaggaatatatatattctattagagaaaatcatcatggtatatatgtatatatggtctatggtgtgtgtgtatatatatatatatatatatatcatgatgATTTTCTCTAATAGAATTACAAATTGCTTctcaaaaggctttttttttttttttttttttaatgtgaacttGGTTGGGTAAGACAAATGGAGCATTAGTTAAGCTCATTCCTTCTGTACTAACTTTGAACTTCAAAGTTCCTAATTTGAAACTCTGATTCAGTCCCATCTTACTAGATTTAagtggctttgttttgttttgtttttcatgcagGTTCTGCTCATTAACACCACGAGTGTGGATCTGAAGAAGAGTTTATTACCTCTTTTTTTGAGTATGTTTAAGTTCAGATACACACAACGTAGCCTCTCCTTCCCTATTAGATTCTTAGAAGGTAGTTATATTTTTTATAGTCTCCTTCTTGTGGCTTTGATAGTTGTGATCAATAAGAATAAAGACAATACCTTTCATTCTGGGCTACTGCATGCAGACCAGTTCATGTAAAGCCTCCTGGAGGTCTCTGGCATGCCAGACATAGAACTATGAGTGTGCGTTTGTGGAGGTCACCATATTCCAACAGATTTCAAGAGTTTAATTGTTACCTTGGGAATCTAAGACAGTTCGGCTCTGGGAGTTACTGACTTTAAGGGGCTTACTTTTGATGTgtgattttcaaaatgaatttaaaacaagAGGAATTAATTAGAAATGTTTTTGTGGCATTAAATCTATCTGAGTAGCAGAAATTACCTTGCTTTGTTCATATTGTATGCTAACAAAATAGTTGTTTTGCCTTATTAAGCATCAATGAACAGTTTTTAGACCCGTTGACAtacttttcttcttgtttatgGCTGTGTTGAATAAAATTATACATACAGTTTATCCCTTTTTCTGTCTAGGGCtggaaaaaagaaaggattctGGCTGAATATCCTGATGGCAGGATAATAATGGTTCTTCCTGAAGACCCAAAGTATGCCTTGAAAAAGGTAAATTTCCAGTCAAATTTCCAATATAATTGATAATATTATTTTATGGCTAATTTGAAGAAGATAGCACATagcatacttattttttaaagatttgtttatttttttattgaaaagttagattttacagagagaaggagaaacagagagaaacatcttccatccgctgactcactccccaaatggccatggagctgagcctatctgatccgaagccaggggccaggagcttctttgggatctcccacatgggtgcagggtccccaggctttgtgccatcatcgactgctttcccaggccacaagcagggagctggttggaaagtggagcagctaggacatgaaccgacacccatatgggatcccagcacatgcaaggtgaggactttagtcactaggctgttgCTCCGGGCTGaaataattaattgattaattaattcccccctctctttcattctttctttcgtttatttattggttttattGGGGTTGTCAGTGTAGCATAGAGCATAAGAAATAGctgctacctgtggtgctggcaccccacTTAGACAAGGgccaagttcctgctgctccacttgcaatcaagctccctgctaatggcctgcagaAATAGAGGAggatggtgcaagtacttggagcatccctgaagaagctcctgaccagcccagctctggccattgttaaCATTTTGTGTATAGACCAATGAGTATAAAATTTCTACTCTCTAGGGCCctgtgtagtagcctagtggctaaagccctcatctttttttaaaagaaattaattaattaattatatttccTTTGTCCCCTACCCAAATCCCCTCCCTCCACTGAATTCCCCtgttattactatagcatagctcttcataaacagtcacatgtccatcattgcggacatggacaatggcagagtccagcctctcattgtcaagatacagctgacagtttcattagtagtccatctttgatctggaagtagagatgcacactgcactgcatcctcgcatctggacatgatagtctccattacacaccacacatccctcttaaatgaaaagccataatacaaaatcaacaggcagaaaaatagaagtttacaacaccatgaatttctcaagaggttttgatagttcaacagtcctaaATTGCTGGCGATcccgccactccaatcatgatgaaatctctcccaaatccactagctgctatagtccaccttagtgtctctgcctgcccagatcttcactgccaatgattgtTCAGtcatagttgatcaatttgttctgtcctccgtcctctgccatggtgccaggtgtcctctggaggctccgagGTACTGCCCTAATCCtcccatgtacatttggatatgctgtcctctgtttcgtctgagccactgaggaggcccggctctgacacatccactcccacagtcagcccatggaacctgcaattttctccatgattaaggttctgagtccagcagtttagttggtagggaatcccccaagaaacctctgaGGCCATTCCAGACCTAATTCGTGTgtatttgccagtacagggtctggcaccatctATCACtcaaatcagcctacacacaactggtagttgcaattgctgggtcagttctgtctccagccttgcgTTTTACCGATGGGTGTtagagcccagcccaatcctgcccaccccatactcggccttcacgtaaaccagtgggagctgcagcctagttggagcgactcaCAAAAACCCTCACCAagtctgcccctgccctggttcctgtgcttgccagtatgtacagcagactggtctggtctgtcccacatccgattcagctctcgtacatgttgatgggtattgaagcccagttcatcccaaccagtcccactatctaGTCCACACTGGTGCTAGCGGATGCCACCGTCTGCGCCTCACAGAATTTGGTTCCTGtatcagcatctgccagctgatgctgcggcaaaacccaATCAATCCTCACTGAccctggcttatgcatgtaccagaaggcacagtcagctcagcctggcttttccctgatctgctCACATGTGGGCCATTGGATATGGCCCTGCCAGGCCTACcgccatcccagctctcatgctcaccagtgtgagTAGTGTCCCAGCAGGGGAGGGCCTTTGCAGTCCCCTCACTGGGGCCATGTGCTCAccgcggcccagtctggcacagccccctcacctcggcatttgccactGGGTGCTGTAGCCAGGCTCATCCTCAAATCCAACTCACGCTGGTGGggtctacagcctagcccagccctgccagctcccAATCCCGGCCCTCATGAGGACTGCCTGGTATTGCACCCTgacccggcccgacccacactccattctggcccTCAGATTCGCCAATTGGTGATGtggactgacccagtctggcctgcccctgacctgcaccaaatgtatgctggtgggtaccgtattttggcctggtctgggctgctctctttCTTGGttgttgcactcacctgcagggagcgtgtcccgacagaggagttccccaggctcctccatccggatctctcccaatgccagatcttgcacacaccgtgGGTTCATGGGCCatccctacttagtccacctcctgtcctgtcaGGAACAGTGGCCCTTCCTCAtcggccctcacccattctggttcttgttgttggtttctatagcccagccaagcctgctccatacccagacacaactcacacatggctcactgGGGGCAAAGACCTGACCTAGCccgtcctatacctaccctggttctcacgaatacaagtgggtgctggattctagcccagtctggcgcatcCCACACACCTGCCGAGGGattctgcagctatatccagaccaaaccacagcccccaccctggccctcgtgctctccagtggggatCATAATCTGGCCAAGGCGTCCTCTTAActtcccagccaggcctgctcccctccacagatttcgtgcatgccagtggttgctctgacccggcctggcatagcccccatccatcttagcctttgccttcggATGTTGTAACCGGGCCTGACCTAGCaagtccccagtcccaactctagctggcaggtgctgcaacctggccctgctcagtctcctcccatctctggctcatgtGAGTAAGTAAGTGCTATAccctagcccggcatgacctgcATTCCAGCTTGGTTTCTGCACTCTGCAGTGGGCTAAGATCttaaagccctcatcttgcatgcactgggatcccatatgggtgacagttcatatcccagctagtccatttcctatccatctccctgcttgtggcctgggaaagcagtagaggatagcctaacgccttgggaacctgcaccagtgtgggagatctggaagaggctcctggatcctagcttcagatcagcccagctccaactgttgtggccacttagggagtgaaccagcggatggagaatcttcatctctgctttccttctctctcagtaatgactttccaatagaaataatgaatcttttaaaaagaaacgatttctctcttctttctctttctctggtgGGGTGTAGAgagagtttttccatctgctggttcacttcaaaaTGACTGCCTCAGGCAGAGCTGTGCTACACTGAAGGAACAGTCCAGGAATTTCTTACCAGTCttctctgtgggtgcaggagcccaagcacttgggccaactttcattgctttttcctcgcacattaccagggaactagaGTGTCTAGTACTCTAcctggcacccagatggaatgcaggtgctgcaggtggggactttactcactatgccatagCATCAGGCCCAGGCACAGCCCATTTCTACACCAATCCTGAAAATAGggattattattgttatttttgtttccgtttatttttacatgaaagagttacagggagggagacagaaagattgatTAGTAATGGTGGCTCAAGTCTTTTAAATTCCTGCCACCTATTTGAGAAACCTGAATGGATTTatttccagaatcctggcttctgtctggccagcactgactattgcaggcatttggagagtgacccaggagatgggagctctctttccctatgtctctccttctttgtcacCTTGCCTTAAAATATGTgagtaaacaaatgaatcttaaagaaaggTGTTATGTCTGCACTCGTCGTAGAGAGCTCTTGAGAGAATACCTGAGTTAGAAGAATCTGCCAAACTGAATGGAAGTAGCATGTTTTTATGTATGTTTAGTGTTCTTGTGTGAAGAGTTACTGTTGTTTCTTTGACAGGTTGATGAGATTAGAGAGATGGTGGATAACGATTTAGGTTTCCAACAGGCACCATTAATGTGCTATTCCAGAACTAAAACCCTTCTCTTCATTTCCAATGATAAGAAAGTAGTTGGCTGTCTAATTGCAGAACATATTCAATGGGTGAGTAATTTTAAAGAGTGTACACAAGTACTttgtagaaaaattttttttttcccatgtgaaaagatttattgaagagagagagctcttctgtcaTAGTAACAGGAGGGGTTCCAAGGGAAGAAAGTCCTGAGAAATTGGTGGAGGGGACAAGTGAACCAAGAAGTCattccccagaagtcattcctgctTTGTCAAATATGCCTTCTGTTGCTCCCACTCCAGTACATCCCAGACCCCTTTCATGGGCAGTCTGTAGCCCCCGGGATAAGAATTAGGTTGGCCTATGCTGGGCAGGTGTTCTTCTACCCTtccacacatatttttttttttttaagaagcaatATCCTGGTATACTTGTGTAGTTATCCCACATTTGGCATTAGCTagacccagaatgcccaccagctaccactgctggctgcttttctctcagcagtgtaacaTTCCCCTAGGTAAACGACTACCTAGGCAGTGTGTGCAGCTCTGGAGAGATTTTTAATACGTAGGTTAGAGGTAGCATGCTGGAACCATGCAATGTTTGTGTCTGTGTCCACATTGTATAAATTGGAGTAAGCATAAATATCTCCTCATGCAATGCTCTTTGTGATGAGAACATTGAAAATCCATTTATTGGAAATCAATTCTTGTAGCTTTTTGGAATATATAGTACCTTTGAACAAGTTACCTTTTACTATGGAATGGATGCTAGTTTGATGTATCAGAAGATGGCTGCTTGACAAGCTCCTACTGACCCTTGGAATGCAGAAGGGGGAATGGACATTGAGCGCTCCTGGCAGGCCACTCATGTTGGCAAGGGTGTCTTTGTGTTACCAGATACAGTGGCTCAGAGAGAGGGATGTCTTGTGGCTGCTGGTGAGGGACCGAAAGTATAGGGAGTGATATGACTTTCTCTCGTGTTTACCTATCTAGTATGTGAATGTGAACAGAATGGAGATGAATGGTTGTCTGCTGTCTGAAAGAGTGAATGTGTCAGTCCCCAGAGTTTGTTAGGGGGTCAGCGAAAGGTAATGTCTCTTCAGCAAGGTCACTGCTAGGCATTTGCCATTGAATATTCTCAGTTGAACATCTTCCTTCTAATTCTGACACCTCCAGGGATACAGAGTTATAGAAGAGAAGCTTCCAGTTATCAGgtcagaagaagaaaaagtcagatttgaaaggcaaaaggctTGGTGCTGCTCCACATTGCCAGAGCCTGCAATCTGTGGGATCAGTCGAATCTGGGTATTCAGCATGATGCGGCGGAGGAAAATTGCTTCTCGCATGATTGAATGCTTAAGGTAATTTTCATGTGactctttgtaaagatttatgtgttttttaatttgaaaggcagattcccaGGAGGGagggatcttccctctgctggttcacttcccaaattttcCAGATGGCTGGACCTGACCTGagttgaatccaggagctagcatcttctgggtctctcacatgggtgtaggggctgatttccctggccatcagcagggagccgaatggggagtggaacagtcaggacatgaaaaGGTAGGACCTATGTGGAGTACTGGTGCTCCAAAGAAGAACAAAGCTTAGCTTATTGAACATGGCATTGGTCCCTGCCTGTGATCTTCAATCATTTGTTAGTTGGGGATTTGAGTTTTAAAGGTTAGCATTTATTAGGCCAGAATAACACCATTTTAAACTGTGTTTGACACTGGAGAATCTCAAACATAAGCAAAGATTTGTGAAACATTTTCCTGGTAGTTTACCttcaatttttgttcatttattaatattatttgtaagtggaataatttttcttttttttaatggattgcTTATCAAAGGTATTTCATAGAGAACAGAGTCAGGcaagttttctgttttattctgcAAAGTGTAGTTAATAAAGGCTCAGTGGAAGATGGCAAAATTAAATTAGATCATTCCGAAGAGGTTTAGTTCCATCTGTTGTATATTCGCAGATTGTGGATCTGTGAGTATAGCTTTCAAAATAATTCTTGTTTTAAATGAGATCCCAAGGTGCCCAGAATTGTAGGGCCTTATTGTCTGGCCTTATTCCTCACTGGTGAGTAATGATTGAGGAGGGCTGAGATTTACCCACTTTTTGCATAACCAGAGTCAGGTTTGTCATGGCAAACTGTTTTCAGAATCCATATGACGTGGTGtttgcagttggaggattagtcCGTTGAGCCCTGGTGCTagctcatttgtttttatatttttaaaaattgtacttgAAAGTAGAATTAGgaagagacattttccatctgctggttctttgctGAAATGGCTGCACAGGCTAGAACTGTCCTGGTGTGAAGTTGATATCTAGGAGCTGCTTCCGGATctgctctgtgggtgcaggggccccaagggCTCAgtccatcctccattactttcacAGGCTGTTAGGGTGTTGGATCAAAGCAAGGCCTCGAACCTTTTCTCTATGAGATGCATGCATCACAGTTGGAGGATTTGCTTGCTTTGCCACTGCATGGGCCCCTGTGGGaaggttttcatttctctgtagTATTCgtaacatttgttattttttttttaatggaccaCCATTGTGGGTTTGAAGTCATTgttattctaattttcttttaaagttaaaaaaaagtatttgcaaaATGGAGGTACTTAGAGTGAGCTCTTACCCACTGCTTCCCTCCAGaaatgtttgcaatggctggagcagggtCAGGCTGGAGCTGGCAAGCGACAGGTCaggccatgtctcccacatggatgacaggagcaCCAGCAGCGCAGGTCATATGTGAGCATATGTAGTCATGTGTGACCGTCCCAGGTCatatgtgagcaggaagctggaattgggagtggagctgggagttgaacgcAAGCATTGCaaggtgggatgcaggtgtcccaagctgaGTCTTAAGGACTAGAGCCCAGGTCACACTCCCCACTTTCCCTCATCTAATTGTCCTGCTCCAGTgtctgaaagcagcagaggatggcctggctAGTTAGGCTCCTGCGACCCACATAGGAGATGtgcatgaagctccaggctcctagcttaggactagcctagccctggccattgcagccgtttaggGAAAGGACCAACATACGAAAACTCTGCCTtgcccttccaaataaataacctttttttttttttttccttaaatacatTGGTGAAAGTACTTGAAGCTCTAATACAAAGGAATCTCAAAGTTTATGGTTGTGAAACCTTAATTGTCATTAATACAGACTCTAGTCCTTTTGAGTAGTTGAGGAAAGAACAGCTAATTCTCAAAACTCAGCTCTCGGTCTTTCACTGTTAACTCATTTTTCTTAATACCCTTGGTTGAATTGAGTAATTCCTTTGAACTTGactatttttatcatgaaaagttGTTGGATAAATGTTTAATGTTTTGATTGGTATTAAAAGGTGTTTAActgtattattaatattttagatgaaattttcaaattttaatgatTTGTAATGTTTTaatcttttctccttccctcactCCCCCTTTTTATAGGAGTAACTTTATATATGGCTCTTATCTCAGTAAAGAAGAAATTGCTTTCTCAGATCCTACTCCTGATGGAAAACTATTTGCGACCCAGTACTGTGGCACTGGCCAATTTCTGGTATATAATTTCATTAATGGACAGAATGCCACGTAAAATAAATTTTTGCCTGCAGTACTAGAAGATGTCTGTTGAAGAGATGGATTGGTTGCTGACTTTAACCAGGAACTAGGGCCATTTTTATTACCATGAACTCAGGACTGGCAACAACCATGTGGTTGTTCCACTTTgataaaattggaaataatgCAGTAAtagtttattgttttgttttttaaagaagatattttattatcttttacaGATGTTTATGATGGATGTATTTTATCAATACCTATTTAGACATGTTTACATGCCGCAGGTAATTGTTCATAGTGGACTGAAAACTAATGCAAGGACTATGGTCTCAGTGATAAGTATATTTTGAAGTTCTTAATATGGCAATATACCAGTGTAGCTtggtactgtatttttttatattgatCTGCTGATACCAATTTTAAGGTTAAAAGTTGTATTTTTGAAGTGGAAACCAATTTGTTCAAATTACTATTCTCAGTCTCAAATTACTATTCACAGATCGTAAAATATTGTGTGCTGAAGAATTTGCAGCTAATTTGTAAATAAGGCCTCAAATTTAATCTGAAGAGACCCCCGTAAAAGGAGAAAGTTCTGATAAGCAAGAAGAACTCATACGGCTTTTCctggtgtttctttttcttcttaaaggcAGGAAAAAGTGGAAAGTGGCTAGAATTGTGATGGATTATTATTTGATTTTAgattcccttttatttatttatttttttaagaaatgacaaCCTGGTATACCTAGCCTAATCAGTTTCAAAGTTTGTGAAAGACATATGGAATAGTGA of Ochotona princeps isolate mOchPri1 chromosome 18, mOchPri1.hap1, whole genome shotgun sequence contains these proteins:
- the ESCO1 gene encoding N-acetyltransferase ESCO1 isoform X3, with translation MLYTASNPEDETQHLLFHNQFISAVKYVGWKKERILAEYPDGRIIMVLPEDPKYALKKVDEIREMVDNDLGFQQAPLMCYSRTKTLLFISNDKKVVGCLIAEHIQWGYRVIEEKLPVIRSEEEKVRFERQKAWCCSTLPEPAICGISRIWVFSMMRRRKIASRMIECLRSNFIYGSYLSKEEIAFSDPTPDGKLFATQYCGTGQFLVYNFINGQNAT